One stretch of Oncorhynchus gorbuscha isolate QuinsamMale2020 ecotype Even-year linkage group LG21, OgorEven_v1.0, whole genome shotgun sequence DNA includes these proteins:
- the LOC124008180 gene encoding transcription factor 15-like has product MKSTGSEQSATPDGFPSDLDELDSGSEESSDNKSTGGGCSPQGGCREGARQRERGCSRRLPGVSKQRQAANARERDRTHSVNTAFTALRTLIPTEPADRKLSKIETLRLASSYISHLANVLLLGEECLDGQPCLRYHSILQSSTNINSSSPPLRPICTFCLSNQRKTLRDGEKHTAI; this is encoded by the exons ATGAAGTCCACAGGGAGCGAACAGAGTGCCACGCCGGACGGTTTCCCCTCTGACCTGGACGAGCTGGATAGTGGAAGCGAGGAGAGCTCCGACAACAAGTCGACGGGCGGCGGCTGTAGCCCCCAGGGAGGGTGCCGGGAGGGagccaggcagagggagagggggtgcagCAGGCGTCTGCCGGGCGTTAGCAAACAGAGACAGGCAGCCAACGCGCGGGAACGGGACAGGACCCACAGCGTGAACACGGCCTTCACCGCGCTGCGCACCCTCATCCCCACAGAACCGGCCGACAGGAAACTGTCCAAGATCGAGACGCTACGCCTGGCGTCCAGCTACATCTCCCACCTTGCCAACGTGCTGCTGCTGGGGGAAGAGTGTTTGGACGGACAGCCCTGTCTCAGGTACCACAGCATCCTGCAGAGCAGCACCAACATCAACAGCAGCAGCCCCCCGCTCAGGCCCATATGCACTTTCTGTCTCAGTAACCAGAGGAAAACG CTCAGAGATGGAGAAAAGCACACAGCCATCTGA
- the LOC124008179 gene encoding basic leucine zipper and W2 domain-containing protein 1-A-like isoform X2 produces MPLAPSLTTAGMQRHSLTSWWLAECLVFNKLIRRYKYLEKGFEEEIKKLLLFLKGFTESERNKLAMLTGILLANGNISAAVIGSLFNENVVKEGVSAAFAVKLFKSWIYERDINAVAVALRKVSMDNRLMELFPANKRSCEHFSKYFTDAGLKELSDFARNQEAIGSRKELQKELQEMIARGDNFKDIIAYVREEMKKTSISEQLMIGIVWSSVMSCVEWNKKEELVCEQSIKHLKQYSPLLKAFTSQGASEIILLVKIQEYCYDNIHFMKAFQKIVVLLYKADVLSEEAILKWYTEAHVAKGKSVFLEQMKKFVEWLKHAEEESESEEEEEN; encoded by the exons ATGCCTCTGGCGCCAAGCTTGACTACCGCCGGTATGCAGAGACACTCTTTGACATCCTGGTGGCTGGCGGAATGCTTG GTTTTTAACAAGCTGATCCGGCGTTACAAGTACCTGGAGAAAGGGTTTGAGGAGGAGATCAAGAAG TTGCTGCTGTTTTTAAAAGGGTTCACCGAATCCGAACGCAACAAGCTGGCCATGCTCACTGGCATTCTGTTGGCCAATGGAAACATATCAGCCGCTGTCATTGGAAGTCTCTTCAACGAGAATGTGGTCAAAGAGG GAGTATCTGCAGCCTTTGCTGTGAAACTGTTCAAGTCCTGGATCTATGAAAGGGATATCAACGCTGTTGCTGTCGCTCTCCGCAAAGTCAGCATGGAcaacaggctgatg GAACTCTTTCCCGCCAACAAGCGGAGCTGTGAGCATTTTTCTAAGTACTTCACTGACGCGGGACTGAAGGAGCTGTCGGACTTTGCCAGGAACCAGGAGGCCATCGGGTCCCGTAAGGAGCTGCAGAAAGAGCTCCAGGAGATGATTGCCCGCGGGGACAACTTCAAAGAT ATAATTGCCTACGTcagggaggagatgaagaagaCCAGCATCTCTGAACAACTGATGATCGGCATCGTGTGGTCCAGTGTCATGAGCTGTGTGGAATGGAACAAGAAGGAAGAGCTGGTCTGCGAACAATCTATCAAACACTTGAAG cAATACAGTCCTCTCCTGAAGGCATTCACCTCCCAGGGAGCCTCTGAGATCATTCTGCTGGTGAAGATCCAGGAGTACTGCTATGACAACATCCACTTCATGAAGGCCTTCCAGAAGATTGTGGTGCTCCTCTACAAAG CGGATGTTTTGAGTGAAGAGGCCATTCTTAAGTGGTACACAGAGGCCCACGTTGCTAAAGGAAAGAGTGTTTTCCTCGAGCAGATGAAGAAATTTGTTGAGTGGCTGAAGCATGCAGAGGaag AGTCTGAGtccgaggaggaggaagagaactgA
- the LOC124008179 gene encoding basic leucine zipper and W2 domain-containing protein 1-A-like isoform X1, with amino-acid sequence MNNQKQQKPTLTGQRFKTRKRDEKERFDPTQFQESIVQGLNQTGSDLEAVAKFLDASGAKLDYRRYAETLFDILVAGGMLAPGGSISDDLTRTEFCLFTAQEDLETMQAYAQVFNKLIRRYKYLEKGFEEEIKKLLLFLKGFTESERNKLAMLTGILLANGNISAAVIGSLFNENVVKEGVSAAFAVKLFKSWIYERDINAVAVALRKVSMDNRLMELFPANKRSCEHFSKYFTDAGLKELSDFARNQEAIGSRKELQKELQEMIARGDNFKDIIAYVREEMKKTSISEQLMIGIVWSSVMSCVEWNKKEELVCEQSIKHLKQYSPLLKAFTSQGASEIILLVKIQEYCYDNIHFMKAFQKIVVLLYKADVLSEEAILKWYTEAHVAKGKSVFLEQMKKFVEWLKHAEEESESEEEEEN; translated from the exons ATGAATAATCAAAAGCAGCAAAAGCCAACGCTAACCGGCCAGCGTTTCAAAACGAGGAAAAGAG ATGAAAAGGAGAGATTTGACCCTACTCAGTTTCAAGAAAGTATCGTACAAGGCTTGAATCAAACTGGCTCTGATTTGGAAGCTGTTGCAAAATTCCTTGATGCCTCTGGCGCCAAGCTTGACTACCGCCGGTATGCAGAGACACTCTTTGACATCCTGGTGGCTGGCGGAATGCTTG CCCCAGGAGGTAGTATATCGGACGACCTGACCCGCACAGAGTTCTGCCTCTTCACGGCACAAGAGGACCTTGAGACAATGCAAGCATATGCTCAG GTTTTTAACAAGCTGATCCGGCGTTACAAGTACCTGGAGAAAGGGTTTGAGGAGGAGATCAAGAAG TTGCTGCTGTTTTTAAAAGGGTTCACCGAATCCGAACGCAACAAGCTGGCCATGCTCACTGGCATTCTGTTGGCCAATGGAAACATATCAGCCGCTGTCATTGGAAGTCTCTTCAACGAGAATGTGGTCAAAGAGG GAGTATCTGCAGCCTTTGCTGTGAAACTGTTCAAGTCCTGGATCTATGAAAGGGATATCAACGCTGTTGCTGTCGCTCTCCGCAAAGTCAGCATGGAcaacaggctgatg GAACTCTTTCCCGCCAACAAGCGGAGCTGTGAGCATTTTTCTAAGTACTTCACTGACGCGGGACTGAAGGAGCTGTCGGACTTTGCCAGGAACCAGGAGGCCATCGGGTCCCGTAAGGAGCTGCAGAAAGAGCTCCAGGAGATGATTGCCCGCGGGGACAACTTCAAAGAT ATAATTGCCTACGTcagggaggagatgaagaagaCCAGCATCTCTGAACAACTGATGATCGGCATCGTGTGGTCCAGTGTCATGAGCTGTGTGGAATGGAACAAGAAGGAAGAGCTGGTCTGCGAACAATCTATCAAACACTTGAAG cAATACAGTCCTCTCCTGAAGGCATTCACCTCCCAGGGAGCCTCTGAGATCATTCTGCTGGTGAAGATCCAGGAGTACTGCTATGACAACATCCACTTCATGAAGGCCTTCCAGAAGATTGTGGTGCTCCTCTACAAAG CGGATGTTTTGAGTGAAGAGGCCATTCTTAAGTGGTACACAGAGGCCCACGTTGCTAAAGGAAAGAGTGTTTTCCTCGAGCAGATGAAGAAATTTGTTGAGTGGCTGAAGCATGCAGAGGaag AGTCTGAGtccgaggaggaggaagagaactgA